From Methanobacterium congolense, one genomic window encodes:
- a CDS encoding 2-isopropylmalate synthase, which yields MYIETVKKTMNLPEKVRIFDTTLRDGEQTPGVAITVDEKIRIAKKLDKLGVDTIEVGFPVSSPGERKAAREILKLDLNSSICGLARPLKKDLDAAIDCGVDYIHTFIGTSPLHREYKLKMSKEEILNKAVEGVEYIKDHGITAEFSAEDATRTEFDYLKEIYTAVEDAGADCINVPDTVGVMIPTSMNYLISELKQEINIPISVHCHDDFGLAVANSLAAVEAGAQQVHATINGLGERAGNASLEELVMALTTRYNIKTNIQTELLVDMSEFVSRITGIKMPPNKAIVGENAFAHEAGIHVHGVLQKAETYEPITPEMVGHTRRIVLGKHTGANAIRAKLDEYGIELNEEQFERVFNQVKSLGDKGKCITDADLKAMAQTVLGKAKKEIVKLEGFSVMTGDNVLPTATVKLNIGGQTKTAAKTGVGPVDAAINAIQSLVSESADIELKEYHIEAITGGTNALAEVFVIMGDKKGNKATGRSTVDDVVMASVEAVLDSINKILVER from the coding sequence ATGTATATAGAAACGGTAAAAAAGACAATGAATCTACCTGAAAAGGTAAGAATATTCGATACAACTCTAAGAGATGGAGAACAAACACCCGGTGTTGCAATAACAGTTGATGAAAAGATAAGAATTGCAAAAAAATTGGACAAACTGGGCGTTGACACAATAGAAGTGGGATTTCCAGTTTCATCACCTGGTGAACGAAAAGCAGCACGTGAAATACTTAAACTAGATTTAAACTCCAGTATCTGCGGTTTGGCAAGACCCCTGAAGAAAGATTTAGATGCAGCCATTGACTGTGGAGTTGACTACATACACACCTTCATAGGAACCTCCCCCCTCCACAGGGAGTACAAGCTCAAAATGAGCAAGGAAGAGATCCTTAACAAAGCTGTTGAAGGGGTTGAATACATAAAGGATCATGGTATAACAGCAGAATTTTCAGCTGAAGATGCCACAAGAACAGAATTCGACTACTTGAAGGAGATCTACACTGCAGTGGAGGATGCAGGTGCAGACTGTATAAACGTGCCTGACACAGTTGGTGTCATGATACCAACCTCAATGAACTACCTCATATCTGAGCTTAAGCAGGAGATCAACATTCCCATAAGTGTGCACTGTCATGATGACTTCGGACTGGCAGTTGCAAACTCCCTGGCTGCAGTTGAAGCAGGTGCCCAGCAGGTGCACGCAACCATCAACGGACTGGGGGAACGTGCAGGAAACGCATCCCTTGAAGAACTTGTAATGGCACTCACAACCCGGTACAATATCAAGACCAACATCCAGACCGAACTCCTGGTTGACATGTCAGAATTCGTATCCAGGATCACGGGTATAAAGATGCCTCCAAACAAGGCCATCGTTGGAGAAAATGCATTCGCACATGAGGCAGGTATCCACGTCCATGGAGTGCTCCAAAAAGCTGAAACATACGAGCCAATAACCCCTGAAATGGTCGGACACACAAGGAGAATAGTTCTGGGAAAACACACAGGTGCAAATGCAATAAGGGCAAAACTCGATGAATACGGAATAGAACTAAACGAGGAACAGTTCGAAAGGGTTTTCAATCAGGTTAAAAGTCTTGGAGATAAGGGTAAATGTATTACAGATGCTGATCTGAAGGCAATGGCTCAAACAGTCCTTGGAAAAGCCAAGAAAGAGATAGTGAAACTTGAAGGATTCTCAGTGATGACAGGGGACAACGTGCTTCCAACTGCAACAGTCAAGCTCAACATAGGCGGACAAACAAAAACCGCTGCAAAAACTGGAGTTGGCCCTGTTGATGCAGCCATAAATGCAATACAAAGCCTTGTAAGTGAAAGTGCAGACATAGAACTCAAGGAGTACCACATTGAAGCCATAACCGGTGGTACAAATGCACTGGCTGAAGTTTTCGTTATAATGGGTGATAAAAAGGGTAACAAAGCAACAGGAAGATCAACAGTTGACGACGTGGTAATGGCCAGCGTGGAAGCTGTTCTGGATTCCATAAACAAGATCCTTGTTGAACGATAA
- a CDS encoding DUF63 family protein has translation MILDFIREYFIYLHPGYTVLNTVVFGIILGIFVILIIKMFQHIKKDPEDLFIPLIPFIFFGSGARALVDNGIYPLTYILVTPGIYFLTGFTAIATVLASVYIEKKTNIDYRYTIFTVGALMCVPNIFYMGPINFTAFFQVIGIWALISAPFVLLRNKWSLIKDKFNLGILLAHIFDASSTYIAVDFYGYGEQHVLPNALTQLTGTAFVMYPLKIVIIISALYVIDTYIEDKTIRNMLKLAIFILGLAPGLRNFLSLSMGTF, from the coding sequence ATGATCCTTGATTTCATAAGGGAATACTTCATCTACCTGCACCCTGGCTACACAGTTCTGAACACAGTTGTATTCGGGATAATACTTGGCATATTCGTTATTCTGATTATAAAAATGTTCCAGCACATAAAAAAGGATCCAGAAGACCTTTTCATACCTTTAATACCATTCATATTCTTTGGTTCAGGTGCAAGGGCCCTGGTTGACAATGGAATCTACCCATTAACCTACATCCTTGTCACCCCGGGAATCTACTTTTTAACAGGATTCACAGCTATTGCAACGGTGCTTGCATCGGTTTACATAGAAAAAAAGACGAATATTGATTACAGGTACACAATATTCACAGTTGGGGCTTTGATGTGCGTGCCCAACATCTTTTACATGGGACCAATTAACTTCACGGCGTTCTTCCAGGTTATAGGTATATGGGCGCTCATATCAGCACCATTTGTACTTCTAAGGAATAAATGGTCCTTAATCAAAGATAAATTTAATCTGGGCATACTTTTGGCCCATATCTTTGATGCAAGTTCCACCTACATTGCAGTTGACTTCTATGGATACGGAGAGCAGCACGTACTCCCAAATGCCCTCACCCAGCTTACAGGAACAGCTTTCGTGATGTACCCGTTGAAGATAGTCATTATAATATCTGCACTGTATGTTATAGATACTTACATTGAGGATAAAACCATAAGGAACATGTTGAAGCTTGCAATATTCATTTTGGGTCTTGCTCCTGGTTTGAGAAATTTCCTGAGCCTCAGCATGGGAACCTTCTAA
- the albA gene encoding DNA-binding protein Alba: MSEENVVYIGNKPVMNYVLAVVTQMNGGTTEVILKARGRAISRAVDVAEIVRNRFITDVDIGTIDICTEEILNNEGSSTNVSAIEIQLCKN, translated from the coding sequence ATGTCAGAGGAAAATGTTGTATACATTGGAAACAAACCGGTAATGAACTATGTTTTAGCAGTCGTAACCCAGATGAATGGCGGAACTACAGAGGTTATTTTAAAAGCCAGGGGACGAGCCATAAGCAGGGCAGTTGACGTTGCTGAGATTGTAAGGAACAGGTTCATAACCGACGTAGATATTGGAACCATAGACATATGTACTGAGGAAATCCTTAACAACGAAGGATCATCCACAAACGTTTCTGCCATTGAAATACAGCTTTGCAAGAACTAA
- a CDS encoding ATP-binding response regulator, protein MGDAKILVVEDELITAEDIKSGLEFAGYTVPAIVSSGEDAIEKAGELKPDLVLMDIKLKGEMDGIEAAGQIRVRYDIPVIYLTAYSDETTVQRAKVTEPSGYILKERTGLIKKPFEESELHTAIEITLYRHKIEKDHDRLFSAMLGSINQGIIATDSDGRIKLVNENAESLIGWKESEVVGKDLKDFLEDFNDLTSFKEKVSSNDGAEFKNIEVVSKDGSKVSLKGKVAVIKDENGEEDGFIVTFSRS, encoded by the coding sequence TTGGGTGATGCAAAGATTTTGGTTGTTGAGGATGAACTTATTACAGCAGAAGACATAAAGAGCGGGCTTGAATTTGCAGGGTACACTGTTCCTGCAATCGTTTCATCAGGTGAAGATGCCATAGAAAAGGCAGGGGAACTGAAACCCGACCTCGTGCTCATGGACATAAAGTTAAAGGGAGAAATGGATGGAATCGAAGCTGCAGGTCAGATAAGGGTGCGCTACGACATTCCAGTTATATACCTCACTGCCTATTCAGATGAAACTACTGTTCAACGAGCCAAGGTAACAGAACCCTCAGGATACATACTCAAAGAGAGAACTGGGTTGATAAAGAAGCCATTTGAGGAAAGTGAGCTTCACACGGCCATAGAAATAACCCTGTACAGGCACAAGATAGAGAAGGATCATGACAGGCTCTTCTCTGCAATGCTTGGAAGTATAAACCAGGGTATCATAGCAACGGATTCAGATGGCAGGATCAAACTGGTGAATGAGAATGCTGAATCTCTAATTGGATGGAAGGAATCTGAAGTAGTTGGTAAGGATTTGAAGGATTTTTTAGAAGATTTTAATGACTTAACATCCTTTAAGGAAAAAGTCTCTTCAAACGATGGGGCAGAATTTAAGAACATTGAAGTGGTATCCAAAGACGGATCCAAAGTGTCTCTTAAGGGAAAAGTGGCAGTTATAAAGGATGAAAATGGAGAAGAAGATGGGTTCATCGTAACCTTCAGCAGGTCCTAG